Within Anopheles ziemanni chromosome 2, idAnoZiCoDA_A2_x.2, whole genome shotgun sequence, the genomic segment GAATTAATTATTAATATTAGGTGGATTATCttgatgaaaaaaaggttcagTATTGATGGATCGGATGGTTACATCTATTACTGGCGAGATTTGAGACGAAAGCACGATTTTCTATCGTCGCAATATGGAAGGTGATTCCGTCTTAATTTGGGCTACGTTCAGCGGTCTTAGTAGAAGTGCATTGGCGATTATAACACCACGTATGAACAGCGATATGTTTATTGACATCCTTGACAATCATTTGAAGCCTTATCTGGAAACTCATTACACTCAACAACTCATTTTTCAGCAAGACAATGCTGCCGTGCACTCAAGCAAGACAACAAGAACTCACCTTGCACGGTCGGGTATCAAAACAATGTCTTAGCCAGCAGTTTCTCCAGATCTTAATGCAATAGAACATGTTTGTGGGAGGctagttcaagagatttatgaagatgggagacatTACGAGACCATATAGAAGCTTAAACATGCTATCGGAAATGCTTGGCGTTGCTTATCAGTAAATActttagaaaaattatcggaTAGCATGCCATCAAGAATTTTCCAAGCAATAAATCATAATGGAGGACCCACTGTTTAATAAGCAATGACTTTTGAATCCATTTCtgctattttttaaaataatttaatcaaaaacctAAGtcaggctatcattttgggataCAACTGATTTTAATTAACGCAGTGTATAATAAGAAATTCTATGTCCTCTATTTTGATTCCCTGTAAAAAGCAGGTGCAAATGAAATACTTTTCCCAACCATTCTGTAATGGTTTTTCTTAACCattgtataattttataaCGTTTTGTTCTGTTGGAACAATTTGCACTTTCACTAATTTATTGCTTCATTGAACCAGAACATGTGCTAAATTAATTTCCCTAACTTTGCTCCGTCCTTTAGTGAATTGTATAAAACCATATTTTACAAGTTATACCATTCCCAACGTCCCATTTCTTTCAATCAGTCACATGACAAACCCACTCGACTATAATAACACAATTATCTCTCGTTCCGTGACGCTCTTGGAAGTCATACGCGCTACTGACTGTACTTACTAGCTTCTGATCTTGTAGAAAATCTTCTGGCAGCAGAAAATACGGAACACCGTTGAAGAACCAACTAATACTAGCCAAGCTGAACAACAACGTCAAGTAAGTGCAAATGTTATTTTACAATTATATGTCAAGTGGCCCTGCCGCGAAAATGGCATTCCATGGCAACTTCCTGGAGCCCCGGAGTGCACTCGAGGTAATGGGATTGTCGAGAGCTGCGAGAAAGAGGAAACCGGATTCTCCACGAaaatacgtatttccaacactTCTCCGGACTGCTGTGGGCTACTCCTCCTAGTAGTGACATCGGACGTAGTCGTGTATTTTGCGGAACTCTTTTAGCTTTTCTACCAAACTAACGTGCCGGTTCCGAACTGACTTCCGAAAATAGCTTTGTAATGGCATAAAAAGTTTCAGCAAAAGCTCGTAAATGTGGTCGTTACCGGGTACGAAAGGGGTCGTCGCTTCCCTTCCCACAGGAGTAAGTACTCACACTTGGACTGAAAGTGGCGACCAGCGTCTCCTTTTCGTTAAGTTCACTCGTTCCCATAGTCTGTCTATGTCTCTTGTGTGTTTGTCTCTTTTCTCCAAATTTTACGAATGGCACACGAACGCAACCTTCAATGCAGGTTTAACGGTCAAGGATGACAAATTAAACTTATTCACCATCTGCCGCGATGACGATTTGGGTAAAACTTAAAAAGCTAGCTTCAAATCTCCGGAAATATGCAATTAGGGTGTGATTTCACTTATCCTGTTCCTAGAACGCCAGAGATAGCTGAAAAagcttattataaaaaaagctTATACATTACATTTCAACCATTATTACTAACTGGACCTCTTGCGGGAATTGTTTACCACTCACAATGGGATAAGGAGTGACAAAACTTTCTACTCGTATTGAATACATCCCCCAGGCACTTTTTACGGCCGTAATTGAAATGGCGAAACGATGGAgcgattttcttctttctcttccTCCGGAGCGCAAGCACGCAGCGCTAAGCCCTTGACTGTAAGGACAATCTGTATCTGGATGGCGCGAAGGATGCGGCCAGTGGGTTAATCACCAGCAGGCATTTTCGTCAATGTCCATCCGTCAGAAATAGAAAACGATATTGTTTAGAGGTATGTGATAAAAGTGGTCTTATTGCATCATtgggaaattgttttttcGCTACCAGAACTAAACTGATTGATGGAGGATTGGTGAAGGTTTAACATCGTTCGTCTCTATCCTCTCTTTTGATCGTCGGTAAAATGCAATCAAAACGTCGTTAACTTTACGCGAAAGTCCAGTTGTGCACAAATCCTCGGGATGGCAAACAATAGGTCGGCTGAAAACTACCATCAGGAACAGAAAAAAGTTGAGCACTTGCTTCACACATCATCATTTCTATTCAGTTTGTGATTTACGCATTCTTGAACTTTAGGAAGTTACAAACATCATCTTCAAATTACAGCATCATCTAGAAATTGAAACACTTTGAGGATGGAATGGTGAAAATGGCAATAACAAGAAATGATAGACAGACAATAATAAgaattttagttttagttctatttcttttcttctaaaacttccattcttcttcttggcgtaacgacctcttggtcatgcctacccgttaagggtttacgagacttgtttccctgttgtacgcagatagtcagtcctctcgtacaggggagggtccggtctcggttgggattcgaacccacgccgtcgaggtggtgagccccggcgctcatgggccgattttctaaccggcgctaccgctcggctgtcgcggacgcCCCATTACCACATCATAAATAAATCACCTATCCTGAAACGGATTTTTCCTAAACCCAAATTgctaaaaatacaaaaatttcGGATTAGTAACTCAAAAATCTAAATAGCTTATAATGCTCAATTTTACAAGTCATTTATTTCTGTTACGCCAATTTTCGTAAACATGCAATTATTCACTTagtgaataatttattgcatctatttgttgtgtgtgtattgtatactagtgtgtttgtgtatgcatACCATTTCAAGCACACATATTTCAGCACGTGGTGACGTCCATCAATGTCCTCCTCAGCTGGGACGACAATTCGATGCTGCGGGCCCCCATTTTCTGATGTTGGTAAATTCTGCTGATCAATTACGGGTAACGTTCAGTTCTATATCACAATGTCCAACAGTCACAGTTGTGCTGTGCCACCACGTGGCACGTGACATCTCGATCCACCATAAATGTCGCTCAAAGATGTAATCGTAGGCTACGCTAGGTGAACACATACATCCAGACGGTTTGTTCCAGATGTTAGGTTGCTGGTCGCAGGCACCTTCGAGAGTGGGACTACCAGCTTTGCTGTAATCTTGCTAACCCAAGACATCCAACTCTTCCTTGTGTTTCCTGGTGCCTTCTTTTCGActtgcatttccatttccacgaaCACTATTTACACGAGCTATTTGACACGCTATTTACAAACTCATCAGGAAACTGTTCCACAACGGCCTTTCGTATCCAGTTACCGTAGCACAGCGACGGCCCTGGCCTACCCATTTTATCATCTGTCACCGACAGAGTTCTCCGCCTCCCTCGAACGCTCATAACCGCGATACATCCTCGACGTCGATTCACCATTCGGCGTAGGCTTCCGGCTTCCGGCTGTCACTACCGTCGTACGTACGGGTTTCGaggaaattttatcaaaatattccaAACACCTACAAACCCTCCTCTCCTCCCGGAGAGCCCCACTTTGGACCAGCTGTTCAAAACCTCTCAGCATTCTCGCTACGAACAGATGTCGAGATCAGAGAACAGCTTCGAAAACTCGTTCAACGCACTGTACGTATCGTAGTCGTCTGTACGCTTGCACTTCATCGGGATGTTCTGAGGCCGTGACAGTGAAAGTGGAACCGGAAGCATTTCGGGCATCACCGAGTGGTGCGTTATCAAGGCGCGCAGCGACGAGAATTCCTTCGTGAAGCCCTGGAAGGAAGAAGGATAGGTCTGGTTTCAAGTGGATCTTTAATGATGTTACAAGAATGATATAAATAATCTCaaagatttaataattttggaAAATGAATGATATTTACAAAACGCTTAGGTTTACcccaaaattaaatataacCTATGTGAAAGAAGGTCATCCCTCGGAAGTCGTTGTAAAACTTTTCACCGGCTTTATTTCTCATGTGATTGAATTTTCAAATGCGACATAGATATGTTTCACTGTCACCGTAGTTTTATTCTACAGTcatcaattaattttcttaaggaaaaaaactgtcaaaaagatgctaaatttttatttactatatAATACAGAAAAAAGCTCAATTCAATGTCAACCAAATCATATTCGACAAAACAATTAATTGGTTAAGGAATCATTTAAATACTCAACCATCTCGGATGATCCATTAAAGTCGGGTTGGCTGCGCGATTAAGTGCGTTGGtgaaccattttgcatcaggCCGAAATGATTTATGGAATGGGAGCGCTTGTATTGGAAATTTATGACTGTTTATGCACAATCCCAACAGCAAATGAACGATGCAACAATGCCTGAAGAGCTCTAGCTAGTGGgagattttgagaaaaatgatAACCATGGTGCGGTAAACACATTTTCCCTCCATCATCCATTAACATAAGCATAACACCCCCACACCATTGTAGGCCTCCCTTCATACAAAACCATCGCTGTTCGCTGGTGTACGATTAGTaggggtgggaaaattggAGCTGCATGTAAATCaacccggtttttttttgtgatccGATAACCGGAAGCGCATCTAATACGACAATGGTtacaaattgaataaaatgtcCCAACGCATTACCATGCCCAGGTGCAGAGGAGAGTTTCCAATGAAGGATGCATTTAAGTACGCAAATACTGCTCCCTATTTTTGCGACTGTAACTCTCATCCAGTAGAGGCATGTGCATGATCAGCTAATATTGGTGTTTCTGCTGCTGTGCTGTGTCCAGGGAGTGTTTTTCCAGTTCGTTTAAGCTCATTTATTTCGAGCGCAAAAGCGAAGCGTGACGAGCTAGCAGTTGCCGAGATTGCACTGGCATGCATGATTGTCCTTAATTGGGTTCTTGGTTTCGTTGGGTTCCCATGTAATTACCCATGCTACCGTTACACATACGCACCCATCTGCTGCTGGGCGTTATTATCAAACACCTGGCTCTTAAATCACGACCAAGGAATATTTACATCGGACCCGAGCATATTTGGAAACTCGTTGGAAGATAGGGATGCATCCTAACATGCAAGGTGGTGCAAGGTGCAAATTCCTCGCCGGCAGAATCCTACGGTTTACCCGTGAGAAGAGGTTTGTGTGTAGAATAAATTCCTCCCCGAAGCGAAAGGTTTACACATGATCTCCCAATATGGTTCCCGGTAGGGCTTTCCAAGCGCATGTAATAAATTACCTTAATTTTATATCCACGCTCGGTTTTCATAATTAAATAGTGCACCACCTTCGGCCCCGGTCCGGGCGGAACTCGGAGCGATAGCGCAAAGCAACCGTGCTTGGTGGAACTGCGGCGAACCAGGAACGCACCGGGGCTCTGCTGCGTGAGGACTTCCAGTGATAGTTCGCGAGGCAGCCCGGCCTGGAACCAGGACGCCCGGTCCAGTTCCTCGCTGTCCTCACCGAGGCTGACGCTGTTCAGGCTGTCGGCGTGCTTCGGCGGGGTGACGGTCGGGAAGCGCTTCGGGCTCGAGCTGGCACTGTTCGTCTGCCGGATCAGGTTGCGCTTGAACTCGTACTCCACACCATCGGCCACGGCGGTCGTCGTGGGAGCCTCATTTGAGCAACCATTACTTATTGGAAGGAGGCGCTGTGGTGACCCGACGAACGATTGTTTGCACGAGTCACCGAACTTGCTCGACACGATCTGGTCCAGGGTGTAGATGTCCTCGGACAGGATGTCGTTCAGCTTCTTCTGGGGCGAGGTGGGTGACGATTTATGGCACATCAGTGGCAAGCTTTCCTCCGTGCTGCGCAGGAACCCGAGAGCGAACCGTTTTATCTAGCGTGGAAGTAACGATACGCGAGAAGAAAATTAGTTAGGGGTGGTGATCATTTCAtcgaattaaacattttaatactAATTGCATTATtgcacaccacagttttggtGGCAAACTCGCGATAGTTTAAAGAGAAGGTAGGGTAAACAAGAAATATAGAAGGGAAGAGCTCCTGACTACGAATGGTAACGCGATacaagaatttaaaaatcaatcattgTACCTTCCTTTTAAAAGTGCGAAGTTGAACCCAAAAACACTTACTTTTATACTATGAAGATTTTTGTTCTGTTCAGTTACCAGACACgtcttttaaaattgttttagatTGCCTGTATAGGGTTTGCAACTTTGATAAATATCCTTCACAGCAAAAATATCTTGTAAACATATAGAATTGCATTTCCTTGAAATGTTACTGCTGTAAAatgaatttatcttttatcctGTTCTACACGGAATCATGTTACGAACCACTTACCAGCATCGGTTTCTCCATGCACTTGATGCAATTGTTCATCTCGCTCGTCGGCGACCCGCTGCTTTCCTCGTCGGACGAAGTGAGCAACAGTGGATCGACGgtgtaatttacattttcatcCGATTTGTTATATTCTCGGCCCGTCAGCTTCAGCTGCTGTTGCTTGGAATCTAGCAAATCGTAGCTACACATTGTCCGCGAAGGCTTTTGTTCCATGCCGGCCGTCAGATTGTCAGTAAAATATTCCACTTCCTGCATGATAACTACCGGCCAGTGAAGAAGAAGTGCGCACTTGACCAGTCAAACATAAGCAGGTCCTCTACTCAGGTGTCCTTCTGCTGCACTACAGTTGTTGGTGCACGGGAAACTCCAAACCAATCCAACCGACAAACCTCAACCACCGATCACGAACTTCCACCACACgatttaaaaaccaaacccacCCTATTGACTGTTTTTCACCACATGTTCAGCCGTTGTTTTTCCATtggcgggttttttttatttttctgcgtGATTAAAACCGTACACGTAGACAGGAGGCACTGGTTGTTTTATGCTAGGtttatttgattgaaataCACTTTTTATTCAATCTTCGTTCAGCTTTTGTTTGCGAATTTTCCAACGGGCTGTCTGTGGCCGGTATGAGatcttgtttaattttttttatcctcaGAACGTACGTGAACTGTGAGGGAAAGTGGATCAGTGGTATTCTGTGATTATTTTTCTGGACctgttttataaacaaaaaatgaatacttttcgttttcactgaacacacaaacacaaacaaacaccttgTCGTTGGGTGGATCGGTATGATCTTCGGGCATGCTTTATCTTCACCGAAGCACTGGAGTTCACAGAATACAACATTCTCCTTTATCTTCTATTAATTTATTGCGCTCTATCATGTGAGTCGTTTGTGACGGTCGGGAACCGGAAGCGGTGATTCAAAGTCGGAGTAAACAGCAACCCTCATCGACCGGAACAGCGCTTGCCTGCGCTCGTAAATTTTTCGTTCCCTTTGGTCGATGGCTTTTCCAAAAATTGATTCGGTACAACCCTGCGACCACAACTACCCTCGTCCGTACATTTGTGTTGTGATTCTGAGAACTTTTATTCCGAAATGTGGCTTAGTCCATTGCAGTGTTGGGTCTATGTTTTTATCGGTATTCTTCTTAGAATGAGTTTTTTTGTCACTGGAGAGCGACGTGATTTTATACGTATCAGTTGGAACTAGTTTTTcggaggccaggtacctggcccgtcgttAACTCCTGGATCCCCTTCCGTCCCATGGAAGGTTTCATGTCGTCCGCGTTACTTTTTCTAGTTCTTTCAGTAGAAGGTCTTTTGTGTGAAATGGTGGTAAGCgggttaaaatacaaattcgAATTGTGGAATCAAATATTAGATGCGAATCTTTCTGGACCTCTTCCTGGTCCGGCTCGAAGCCCCGCAGTATCAGCTCGAAACCCGGAACACTGTGACGCATGCTATCCCCCACCTTCTGTGTTGCTCGGAAGGATGCATCTCCCTTATCCcgccttgttcgttccaattAACTGACCACGTTGCTACCAAAGTCGGCCAGCGCACGGTTGTTCCCGTTCCCCCTCTAATGCTACCCCTCTcacgccccctccccctcactcctccttctctctctctcacgccTCCCCCCTCTCTCCATCAGTCTATCTCACTCGCTTcccacccccccaccccctctctctctctctctctctccctctctctctctctttctctatttcTCTTTCATTCCTGTTTCCCCAGTCTATCTGACTTCCTCTCCCTCTTGCTCCTTCTTTTCTGTCATGTCTCTATTTCACTGTTATTTGGCTTTCAAGCCCaaggtatatatatatagaagGTGACATTACGTCGCTGTGGCaggtgtgccatatttgagtatTGATATGTCATAAGTTCACACCTTGCCCAATACTCACTCAAAACTCACAAAAATACCAACAGCACTGTtacgtcaagtcatgaaatgtcattttactctggacgacttcactttCTAATATATACACCTTGTCTCCAGCCCTCCTAAAAGgtgtcaaaactgttgcatcaagatgtcaaaattatgacaaaaaattaaatcaccttgcaattccatttttttattgaaaacccatgatgatattccattatctctaTTTGATATGCTGTGTACACCTTGGGTTTGCACAAAATCTGTTTCACATGCCCATTATAtgtacatgaaatagaaagtaAAACCGATTGCTATCGTGTTTCTGCTGATTGTTGTtcgcataaacattttttttacggaacgcattgaaaacaaaaaatgtgcttTTACAAAGATACCTTACAACTCTATACACACCTTGGGCCCACCAATGGATAACCAaattactgattttatcataaagtcTCCCTAAAATTTTTGAATGCTCCTTGTACCTTGCGTGGACAATGTtggtttcataaaataaacagcgTAAGGATAGTTGgaatatctttatttttactttctaaAAGCATCATTGTATgttcatcaaatcaaaatatgaaaaccacGCTTCTTTAGTTTATAGTTTGCTAAActaaaaatccttttttttagaacacattgatcaccaaaactattgattttataataaagttGCCTTGAAACATTATATATACCTTGGGCCTTGCCTGAAATTGatatttgcatcaaataaccaaggttgggacagctgacgtatctattatttttcgatgattAAAGGATCACCATATGATCGATGAACagaaataaagcaaacagttttttttaagcactaaaggtgcaataaaagcattttttttatctattttgataacaaaaaatgttgatttaaaaattaggttACCTTGAAACGATGTACATACCTTGACCCTGTCagtgtcttgaaaaaatatcattttcatgaaactggcttacattaccctacctttacaaaggaaatcaaagcaagcaGTCAATGCAGTTCCAACTTGTTCATTCGTACGCGTgaaggttttgtttacaaaagttttttctaaaatacaattaaacttgtgcttaagtgaagatgaaaactttatcgttcaagacacagaggttttgtgttatgctgtaGTGATTTTGCTCTTGATGTTTTGCAGAAAACGATTCAGAGAGAGAGTGTTTCCatcgcatgtttggttttagctgtggcgggcgcgacggtcaaaaaacgcatggtcgaaaaaacgcgtcaaacgaaaaaaaacgctaagtaacgctcaaaactattttaagtatAAGGATTACAATTGATTCTGCATCACTCGCAGGAACTGTATTCACCTTATTTTTCGAATGGAACTGGATGCCATTTTATATTCTGAAGAAGAAGTTTAGAAGACGACATATtagtgcaaaaacaaaaacgatttaatttttcGCAAAATAAATCGCAATATAAATGAAAAGGTCAACTCGTTTGTGTATCATAATTTGGGGTTTTACCGAAAAACACAATTCAACTGATAATCAGCATTCCACTACCTTTTGaaggttttaaaataaaaagtccccATCACTGTTAACAATGGTAACCATATCTGGAGTTCAACATTTGCGGTAcgtaatgaaatttaaaaaacgggATGGATAACGGTTCTATACACTTTTCCTACAAACCAAAAACTCATTGCAAGTcccattttccctttctctcGGTCTTAATACCCAAGGGAAACGGTATTCGTTCGCGTATCGTTGCGATTTTGCGCTTAATGTGCATCCTGATTCCCGATTTACACTTCACACTAACATTCGCTCACGcctttctcttctcttttttattttttctactgAACGgtgcaaacaattttcattgaGCAAAACCTTGACTGCTAGCACTACCGGTTGCACGCTGAGGATTCCCcggttcgttttcttcaaacaTTGCTTGTGCAGCACCAATCAGTGAAAGTTAAGTTCGATGCTACTTCTTCAGTCTGAAAAGGGCGTGAAAATATACAGCCCGATAAGAAATCCACCTGGATCGACCATAGCTTGCTATGTCGTGTACGGCGTTATAGCATGGATTAATCTCATTTTGCACTCCTATTCGCATTGGTGGTTAGAAGGGAGGAGGAAAGTGTAGCATGCGACTACCATTCAATCCACGGCTCGCAATTGCTCCCGGTCATTCGTTTAGCTTTCTTTAATTTACCCAAACCCAGTGAGCTTAAGAATCTCCTGAGACTAGTCTGAACTAATTTCTTCGACGAAGACTTCTACAGGATGACTTCTCATCCAGCTCAAGATCGCGGTTGGTGGAGGGGTAAAAGAAGCAAACGGGATGTGTGAAAAGCACCCCCATAGTCTGGCGgatgctttttcttttactatGAGGGCTTGGCTCTCTTGCACACCAATCACAACTGAGCCTGAATTTTCCAAACCCAGCACCGGCTCCTATCGCTTAGATTAGTTCGGCTCCCAATTCATTTTAAGGGAATCCCTTTTCATGTACCACTGTTTCCTGTGGCTTTCCGGTTTTTCTTACTTCCGTTGtgcaaaaaccaaccaaccacataaagtgaaaagaaatccAAAGCAACTTTAATCCCGTCTTCATCGAAGCAGTGACTGGTTCAAAAGTATCTTGGAAAGGAAGTGAAGAGAAAACCATGAGAAAAAACTTGGGTAGAAAATTCATCCAGCTTTACGAAAACTACGAGAGTGCTACGAATCATGCAGCAAGTGGGGTTTGTGGCGGCTGTTTTGTAAAAGTGcaaccaaacacactaaaCTCTATGAAGCGATACGATGCGCACGGCTTGAGTATTTAGTCGAAGTCCATTATCGATCTGAAAAATGCAACCGAGTAGAGGTCTTCCATGGAAGAGATTAAGCTTTCCAGTGCTCGGTGCCTGAaacacgatgcaaaattaatcaaacgaaattgtcgaaagaagaaaaaagtaaactgAAATTCGTGTCCTTCATCCATGCCCTGAAAACGCGCTTCAAGCGGTGGAGCAGAGAAAAACTGCTCTGATTGTAAAAATCAACCGTCGCTCGATGTTCAGATTCATGGATGGAAAATTTCGAATGTTCCGctccaagaaaagaaaataaccaaTACTCTTTTCATCAACCCGCACTCTCAGTGAGTGGTTCGCTGCAGGAAAGTTCAGGGACCTGTCTGAGTTAATTACAAGATTTACAGGACTTCAAACATGGCTCAAGCGGAAGATAAGACTGATAAAGGTAGACAGCGGGTACATCGGGTATGGTGGAAAGGATCATGTTCGGCAAGATCACATAAGTACTgatctctctcactctctatTATTCTCTATCTTCTCTGCGTCTACACCTCATCTGCTTTGGAAATCCTTCATCATTTCTACTCTTCCATTTTGGGAACGAAAATACTCTCAAGCATCCTCTTTCGAATCCACTAGGAGGAAGTTTCTAGGGCatcaatttaattataaaatgAGGAATTAACGACGAGACGAAGGGAAAACCCGCCGTGTAAGAGCTCCCTTAAGAAGGTGCTGCTTTTTCAAGCGATAAAAGCCACTTCTAAAACCCTTCACAATTCATCCTCAATGTAAGGGATTGAACATGACGGTTCCATACGTTACCCGACGCTCCGGCAGAGTCATTACGAAAATGAAGAGCTCctgacacacaaacacgcgaTTCTCCAAGAATCCACGGGATGTGCTTTCGGAGAATGCTTACTGGTCATCAAAGCGAATACCTTCAACCATTCTCGCATTTAGTTACGTTTGCATCGTTCTGGGTCGCCTTTTaagttttcccatttcgcTACATTCTATTGGCAAGTTAGTTAAACCACATATGAGGGGCGGTTTACAAAATTAACTATTATTAGTTTATGGGTTAATACGACAACGTACAAAGGGAGAAGCCTATTCACCGAATATCATAAGGCTTGTGGTTATGGGTTTTCAATCTTAAAACTTAATTGCGTTAAATTTGTAGTTcatgtgaataaaaaaaaacacgatcaAATTCTGAAGCATTTCATTGCAAAACTAATATTCTTACGTGTATGAAATAGCACTTGTagtgtttttaatgaaataatataaaaagttTCACAATGTACCATAGAAACATAGAAACAATGTTCTTTTTTCATATCGCTGAAACCTTTGACGTGAA encodes:
- the LOC131293471 gene encoding EGFR adapter protein-like, which translates into the protein MQEVEYFTDNLTAGMEQKPSRTMCSYDLLDSKQQQLKLTGREYNKSDENVNYTVDPLLLTSSDEESSGSPTSEMNNCIKCMEKPMLIKRFALGFLRSTEESLPLMCHKSSPTSPQKKLNDILSEDIYTLDQIVSSKFGDSCKQSFVGSPQRLLPISNGCSNEAPTTTAVADGVEYEFKRNLIRQTNSASSSPKRFPTVTPPKHADSLNSVSLGEDSEELDRASWFQAGLPRELSLEVLTQQSPGAFLVRRSSTKHGCFALSLRVPPGPGPKVVHYLIMKTERGYKIKGFTKEFSSLRALITHHSVMPEMLPVPLSLSRPQNIPMKCKRTDDYDTYSALNEFSKLFSDLDICS